The Desmodus rotundus isolate HL8 chromosome 3, HLdesRot8A.1, whole genome shotgun sequence genome includes a region encoding these proteins:
- the NFYB gene encoding nuclear transcription factor Y subunit beta isoform X3 encodes MTMDGDSSTTDASQLGISADYIGGSHYVIQPHDDTEDSMNDHEDTNGSKESFREQDIYLPIANVARIMKNAIPQTGKIAKDAKECVQECVSEFISFITSEASERCHQEKRKTINGEDILFAMSTLGFDSYVEPLKLYLQKFREAMKGEKGIGGAVTAADGLSEELTEEAFTNQLPAGLITADGQQQNVMVYTTSYQQIPGVQQIQFS; translated from the exons ATGACA ATGGACGGTGACAGTTCCACAACAGACGCGTCCCAGCTCGGGATCTCTGCAGACTACATAGGGGGCAGTCACTATGTCATACAGCCTCACGATG ataCTGAGGACAGCATGAATGACCACGAAGACACAAATGGTTCAAAAGAAAGTTTCAGAGAACAAGATATATATCTTCCGATTGCAAATGTGGCAAGGATAATGAAAAATGCCATCCCTCAAACAGGAAAG ATTGCAAAAGATGCCAAAGAATGTGTTCAAGAATGTGTAAGTGAGTTCATCAGTTTTATAACATCTGAAGCAAGTGAAAGATGCCATCAAGAGAAACGGAAGACAATCAATGGAGAAGATATTCTTTTTGCCATGTCTACCTTAGGCTTTGACAGTTATGTAGAACCTCTAAAATTATACCTTCAGAAATTCAGAGAG GcaatgaaaggagagaaaggaatcgGTGGGGCAGTCACAGCTGCAGACGGACTAAGTGAAGAGCTAACAGAGGAGGCATTTA CCAACCAGTTACCAGCTGGCTTAATAACTGCAGATGGTCAACAACAAAATGTTATGGTTTACACAACGTCATATCAACAG attCCTGGTGTTCAACAAATTCAGTTTTCATGA
- the NFYB gene encoding nuclear transcription factor Y subunit beta isoform X2, with protein MKCPSPPGAVPAANAAAAGGTRLPHARPSARAGPVRRLRGRSRCGPGRGAGAGLRRGSLCAGPRSGGTRARPPPARRCGAPGRRPRKGCPGTVGLRSRRRPGRLHFVREAGQGAGGGRDSDPWLRPCPLGLAAARGSPGSSPLPPAEACGAGPLCLPRRPGRRAAGGRQALGAGRGLGWASPGAARQGVSAGLTGRPGCGAGASPRTFVGRKRGPREEGIGLVSPQSGLHEKNAAIWRLAVPGFAPKAGTGQGLAAQPGALEGP; from the exons ATGAAATGTCCGTCTCCTCCCGGCGCCGTCCCCGCCGCCAACGCCGCCGCGGCCGGGGGCACTCGCCTCCCTCATGCCCGCCCTTCCGCTCGGGCCGGGCCGGTTCGGCGCCTGCGAGGCCGCTCCCGCTGCGGGCCGGGCCGGGGAGCGGGCGCCGGGCTGCGGCGCGGCTCTTTGTGCGCCGGGCCGAGGAGCGGCGGGACGCGGGCCAGGCCGCCTCCCGCTCGCCGCTGCGGAGCTCCGGGCCGGAGGCCGAGGAAGGGGTGCCCGGGCACCGTCGGGCTCCGCTCTCGGCGGCGCCCCGGCCGGCTCCATTTTGTGCGGGAAGCCggccagggggcggggggaggacgCGATTCGGACCCCTGGCTCCGACCCTGCCCCCTTGGCCTGGCAGCCGCGCGGGGGTCCCCGGGGAGCTCCCCTCTTCCGCCCGCGGAGGCATGCGGGGCCGGGCCGCTTTGTCTGCCCCGGCGGCCGGGGCGCCGCGCGGCGGGCGGGCGGCAGGCGTTGGGCGCGGGCCGGGGCCTGGGCTGGGCGAGTCCGGGGGCTGCGCGCCAGGGCGTCAGTGCGGGACTGACAGGTCGGCCGGGCTGCGGGGCCGGGGCCAGCCCGCGCACCTTCGTCGGGAGGAAGCGAGGTCCTCGGGAGGAAGGAATTGGTTTGGTCTCCCCACAGTCTGGTTTGCACGAAAAGAATGCAGCCATCTGGCGGCTTGCGGTCCCTGGATTTGCCCCCAAG GCTGGCACAGGGCAAGGGTTAGCGGCGCAGCCTGGTGCTCTTGAAGGCCCCTGA
- the NFYB gene encoding nuclear transcription factor Y subunit beta isoform X1, with translation MDGDSSTTDASQLGISADYIGGSHYVIQPHDDTEDSMNDHEDTNGSKESFREQDIYLPIANVARIMKNAIPQTGKIAKDAKECVQECVSEFISFITSEASERCHQEKRKTINGEDILFAMSTLGFDSYVEPLKLYLQKFREAMKGEKGIGGAVTAADGLSEELTEEAFTNQLPAGLITADGQQQNVMVYTTSYQQIPGVQQIQFS, from the exons ATGGACGGTGACAGTTCCACAACAGACGCGTCCCAGCTCGGGATCTCTGCAGACTACATAGGGGGCAGTCACTATGTCATACAGCCTCACGATG ataCTGAGGACAGCATGAATGACCACGAAGACACAAATGGTTCAAAAGAAAGTTTCAGAGAACAAGATATATATCTTCCGATTGCAAATGTGGCAAGGATAATGAAAAATGCCATCCCTCAAACAGGAAAG ATTGCAAAAGATGCCAAAGAATGTGTTCAAGAATGTGTAAGTGAGTTCATCAGTTTTATAACATCTGAAGCAAGTGAAAGATGCCATCAAGAGAAACGGAAGACAATCAATGGAGAAGATATTCTTTTTGCCATGTCTACCTTAGGCTTTGACAGTTATGTAGAACCTCTAAAATTATACCTTCAGAAATTCAGAGAG GcaatgaaaggagagaaaggaatcgGTGGGGCAGTCACAGCTGCAGACGGACTAAGTGAAGAGCTAACAGAGGAGGCATTTA CCAACCAGTTACCAGCTGGCTTAATAACTGCAGATGGTCAACAACAAAATGTTATGGTTTACACAACGTCATATCAACAG attCCTGGTGTTCAACAAATTCAGTTTTCATGA